GTAACAAACCCTCTTTAACTGAAAAGGCCTTGTTTTTCTTAAAATTTGAAGTTGCAATTATATTCTGCAAAAGAATGCCTATTCTGTTTGAGCCATTTTTATGTTGACTTTTACAAAATGGAATTCAAACCGTATTCAGTTGCAACTGAACCTTCTTCGAGTTGGATGTTAAAAAACCTAATTCCATAAAATGGAATTCAAACAAAGAGCTGTTGTGGCGACACAATCAAATGGAGGTGTTAAAAAACCTAATTCCATAAAATGGAATTCAAATGAATTGTTACTACACTTGTTTGATATCAATATTTATGTTTAAAAATTGATATAGAATTTCGACTACTTATACTGTAATTAATAAAAAAACATGGCTCCATAGCTTTTTTATACTGAATTCCAAAAAGTCTCAGAAATAACAAATAAAACCAACAAAAAGGTTTTTTTCTTTAAACATTTGAACTAAAAAATGAAGAAATATATCTCAAATACGTAATGTTTACGTGTGTTATCGTATAACAATTGTACTAAAACAAAAAAGTATATAAATTAATATAAAAAATTTAATATAAAAAAAATAAAGCCTAAGAAAACGATACACATGGAATATATAACAAATGGAAGATATAAAAAAGTAGTATATAGTATGAACAATTTAAAGCATGTCAAGAAAAGAAATACCTCAAGGCAAGAAAAAATAGCATGGCTCCAGTATAGTACCAAAGCCATGCTATTTGAAAAATTAATAATTGATTTTTTTTATTACACTTTCGAGGATAAATACAATCTCGAGCCTTTATTTTATTTAAGTATATTTATTAAACTATTGTAAATATTTTCTTCCTTTGCATCAATTGCATTTGAACTTCCTTTTCTTTCTTTTAATTCCACTTTTCCTTCTTTGTACATCCTTCCAATAGTTACTCTGACTGGGAAACCTATTAAATCTGCATCTTTAAACTTTACACCTGGCGATACGTCTCTATCATCAATTAGTACATCTATTCCTCTATCCAATAAATATTTATACAGTTTTTCACCAAATTGCTTCTCTTTTTCCCTACCAACAACTGTTACAACCACTTCAAATGGAGCAACTGAAACAGGCCAAATTATTCCATTATCATCGTGTAATTGCTCTACAATTGCACCTAAAGTTCTTGAAATTCCCCAACCATAGCATCCCATTATAAATGGTTGTAATTTTCCGTCTTTGTCCATGTACTTTATTTCCATAGTCTCCGAATATTTTGTTCCCAATTTAAAAATATGTCCTAGTTCTATACCCCTCTCTCCATTTAAGGGTTTACCACAAACAGGGCATGGATCACCTGGTTCAACTACAATTAAATCCGTCCATTCATTTACTTCAAAATCTCTACCGTAATTTACATTTATGTAGTGATAGTCCTTTTTCATACCCCCAACTACAAAATTTTTCATATGCTTTACACTATTATCTGCGATAATCCTTATTCCATCCAATCCCACAGGACCAAGAAAACCTATTGGAACACCAAACTTATCAAATATCTCTTCTGGCAAAGCCATTTGAAGTGATTGATCACCTAAATATGCCTTTAACTTTTCAAAATTAAGCTCCCTATCACCTGGCACCAATGCCATCACAAAACCTTCTCTTCCTTTAAATATCAATGACTTAACGATACGTCCCAATTCCACATTTAAAAATTGTGCAACCTGTTCTACTGTCCTAACATTTGGTGTATGGACAAGCTCTTTTTCTTTTTCTTCTTCATCATACACCCTATAATTTCCAACGTATGGAACTTTTTCGTCACTTCCTGCGTAACCACAATCACAGTACAAAACATTACTCTCACCGTATTCTGCAAAAGCAACGAATTCATGAGATTCATTTCCACCAATCGCACCAGAAGATGCCTCAATTATAGTATACCTAAGTCCTATTCTTTCCAATATTCTAGAATATGCTTCTTTAAACTTTTTGTAAGTTTCATCCAAAGATTCCCAACTACTGTGAAAACTATATGCATCTTTCATTATAAATTCTCTTGCCCTCAAAACACCAAATCTTGGTCTAATTTCATCCCTATATTTATTTGCAATTTGATACAATGTTATTGGTAATTGTTTATATGAATTCAACTCATTTTTTACAAGTTCAGTTACTAATTCTTCATGGGTAGGCCCCAAAGTAAAATCTCTTTCATGCCTATCTTTCAACTTCATCATCTCTGGACCATAATCATCCCATCTTCCACTTTTTCTCCAAAGTTCTGCAGGCTGGATTATAGGCATTAAAATTTCCTGTGCACCTATCCTATTCATCTCTTCTCTTACAATATTTTCAATCTTTAAAAGTGTTTTTCTTGCAAGTGGTAAATAAGTATAAACCCCTGCAGCAATTTTTCTTATAAATCCCGCACGTTGTAACAGTGCTTGACTTGGAATTTCAGCATCGGCAGGATTTTCCCTCAAAGTAGGTGCATAAAGTTGTGAAAATCTCATTCATTCACCTCCGTAAACTTTTCCCATTTAGTTCCATCAGGGGTATCTAAAATCTTTATTCCCGCGTTCTTTAATGCATCACGTATTTTATCCGCAGCTTGGTAATTTTTCTCTTTTCTAAATTCTTGTCTTACTTTCAAAATCTCATCCAACACTTTTTCTTCGTTTGAATCTACTATCTTGGCTCCACCTTCAAAGAGTCCTAAAACACTTCCGAAAACCCTTGTAATCAAGTGATATCTCTTTAATGCTTCCTTGTCATTTCCATCATCCATTGCTTTATTTAACTCTTTTGATAAATCAAAAATCAACGCAATTGCCTTAGGCGTGTTAAAATCATCTTCCAACGACTCTATAAATTTACTTTCTACTTCCTTCATATATTCATCTCTTTTTGGAACAAGCGGATATGGATGCTTTTCTTCAAATCTATTCAACGTTTTAATAATCCGCAAAGACGCTTTCTTATTTTCCATAAGTATTTCATCCGAGAATTCGATAGGTGTTCTATAGTGCTTTGAAAGTAAAAACAATTTTACCGCATCTTTTCCATATCTTTTTACCGCCTCACGTACTAAAAATACATTCCCTATGGATTTACTCATCTTGTCTCCACGTGTAACAATCATACCATTATGCATCCAATATCTCGCAAAAGGCTTTCCAGTCAATGCCTCACTTTGAGCCTTTTCATCCTCATGGTGTGGAAAGATCAAATCTTCTCCACCTGCATGTATATCAAATGTATCTCCTAAAAGTTTCTGAGACATCACAGAACATTCGATATGCCAACCTGGTCTTCCAATACTCCAAGGGCTATTCCAATTTGGTTCTCCAGGTTTTACGGCCTTCCACAAAGCAAAATCAAGTGGATCTTTTTTTAAATCGTTAACTTCAACTCTTGCACCTGCGACTAAATCTTCTATTTTTCTTCCAGATAAAGTACCGTATTTTTCAAAGGACCTCACACTAAAATAAACATCTCCGTTATCTGCAACATATGCATATCCTTTTGAAATTAATTTATCAACCGCTTCAACAATCTCAGAAACGTAATCTGTTGTTCGAGGGTGAAAATTAGCAGCCCTTATCCCCAAACTTTGTGCATCCTTCCAATATTCGACAATAAAAGTATCTGCAACATCTTTGAAATCAACTCCC
Above is a window of Thermosipho affectus DNA encoding:
- a CDS encoding proline--tRNA ligase: MRFSQLYAPTLRENPADAEIPSQALLQRAGFIRKIAAGVYTYLPLARKTLLKIENIVREEMNRIGAQEILMPIIQPAELWRKSGRWDDYGPEMMKLKDRHERDFTLGPTHEELVTELVKNELNSYKQLPITLYQIANKYRDEIRPRFGVLRAREFIMKDAYSFHSSWESLDETYKKFKEAYSRILERIGLRYTIIEASSGAIGGNESHEFVAFAEYGESNVLYCDCGYAGSDEKVPYVGNYRVYDEEEKEKELVHTPNVRTVEQVAQFLNVELGRIVKSLIFKGREGFVMALVPGDRELNFEKLKAYLGDQSLQMALPEEIFDKFGVPIGFLGPVGLDGIRIIADNSVKHMKNFVVGGMKKDYHYINVNYGRDFEVNEWTDLIVVEPGDPCPVCGKPLNGERGIELGHIFKLGTKYSETMEIKYMDKDGKLQPFIMGCYGWGISRTLGAIVEQLHDDNGIIWPVSVAPFEVVVTVVGREKEKQFGEKLYKYLLDRGIDVLIDDRDVSPGVKFKDADLIGFPVRVTIGRMYKEGKVELKERKGSSNAIDAKEENIYNSLINILK
- the cysS gene encoding cysteine--tRNA ligase, coding for MAIYITNTETGKKEELKTITPGVVKMYVCGPTVYNYIHIGNARPAVVFDAFRRFLEYRGYKVVMVQNFTDIDDKIINEANEWGVDFKDVADTFIVEYWKDAQSLGIRAANFHPRTTDYVSEIVEAVDKLISKGYAYVADNGDVYFSVRSFEKYGTLSGRKIEDLVAGARVEVNDLKKDPLDFALWKAVKPGEPNWNSPWSIGRPGWHIECSVMSQKLLGDTFDIHAGGEDLIFPHHEDEKAQSEALTGKPFARYWMHNGMIVTRGDKMSKSIGNVFLVREAVKRYGKDAVKLFLLSKHYRTPIEFSDEILMENKKASLRIIKTLNRFEEKHPYPLVPKRDEYMKEVESKFIESLEDDFNTPKAIALIFDLSKELNKAMDDGNDKEALKRYHLITRVFGSVLGLFEGGAKIVDSNEEKVLDEILKVRQEFRKEKNYQAADKIRDALKNAGIKILDTPDGTKWEKFTEVNE